The following is a genomic window from Pseudomonadota bacterium.
GGCCTTGGGCCTCGGTGCGCGGGCGCTCCAAGACACCGCCCCGATCGAGCAGCTCGATGCCTATCTCGACGGCTTCCACTTCGTCCATGGCAATATGGGCATTCAGGAAGAGGCCCATCACTACTGCTACCAGATGACAGAGGAATTCATCCAGTGCGCCATCTACGACGGCAACGGCAAGGAGGCGAAACTGATGGGGGTCGAGCACATCATCAGCGACCGGCTGTACCGGGGGCTGCTCGCCCAAGAGCAGCACATGTGGCACCCGCACGACTACGAGGTGAAATCGGGACTGTTGATCGCCCCGGGGGCTCCCACAAGCGGCCGAGCACGAGCTGATGGAGAAGCTGGTTAGCACCTGGGGCAAGACCTGGCACGTGTGGCACACCAAACAAGATAAGCTGCCGGTAGGGGAGGCCTCGCTCATGATGGGCTTCACCCGGGATGGGCAAATCCGGCCCGCGCTGATTGAAGACCGTGACCGGCGGTTCGGGATCGCGACGCAGGAGCGACGCGCGCAGCGGGCCGACATCCCCGATCCGCGTCATTCCGAGGCCGTGTCCGCACGCGAATCGAAACCCTCGGTCGGGAAGGCATCCAAGCCTCGGAAATCGCGGCGGCCCACGGTGCAATAGACCGCCTGGTGCGTCGTCGGAGTGACAGCCTGGTGGCGTTCATGCGGCAGCTGTAGTGACTGAAGACTTCCCTTCCCTGCTGGCCAACGAGCGGACACTGCTGGCCTACGCCAGCACGGCACTGACTTGCCTGCTCACCGGCATCGGATTGATCAAGCTTTTCGGTTCCCCCCTCATCATCGGGCTCGGAGTAGGCTTGCTGCCCATCGGCGCGGCGGTGCTCGGGGTCGGCCTCTGGCGTTTTCGCGCGGTGGGCAGCGCCATCGCTACCTCGGGGCACGGAATGGCACGCTGGACCGGGGGGCATGGGTCCCGCTTGATGCGCCAATCCTCGCCATCCTGGGTCTTGGGATTGTAGCCATGGTGAAGTCCCTTATGTCAGGAGGAGCGGACGACCGGCTCATGCGGGACCGCAAGGACACGGTGGTCATCACGGGCAGCGGCGGATTCATCGGCCGAGCGCTCGTCTCTAGGCTTGCGGAGTCCTACAATGTGGTTGGCTTCGATCTGCAAGAGCCGAAAGAGTTGCCGCCCGCGGCGAGCTTCGAGCGGATCGACCTCACCTCCGAGGACAGCGTACGGCAGCCATTGGCAGCGGTCCGCGAGCGCCACGGCGGCCGCATCGCTTCGGTGATCCACCTCGCCGCCTATTTTGATCTTACCGGCGAGCCCAATCCGAAATACGAGCAGATCACGGTCAGGGGAAC
Proteins encoded in this region:
- a CDS encoding DUF202 domain-containing protein, yielding MTEDFPSLLANERTLLAYASTALTCLLTGIGLIKLFGSPLIIGLGVGLLPIGAAVLGVGLWRFRAVGSAIATSGHGMARWTGGHGSRLMRQSSPSWVLGL